The Mercurialis annua linkage group LG2, ddMerAnnu1.2, whole genome shotgun sequence genome contains a region encoding:
- the LOC126669864 gene encoding phytochrome B-like isoform X1, giving the protein MVSGGRATSQSQQHHQTHSHHHPLSAAAAAQSSGTSNIRAHNTESLSKAIAQYTVDAQLHAVYEQSGESGKSFDYSQSVKTSNLSVPEQQITAYLSKIQRGGQIQPFGCMIAVDEGSFRVIAYSENASELLGLMPQSVPSLEKPDILCIGADVRTLFAHSSSVLLEKAFGAREITLLNPLWIHSKNSGKPFYAILHRIDVGIVVDLEPARTEDPALSIAGAVQSQKLAVRAISRLQSLPGGDIKLLCDSVVECVRELTGYDRVMVYKFHDDEHGEVLAESKRSDLEPYIGLHYPATDIPQASRFLFKQSRVRMIVDCHATPVNVIQHEALMHPLCLVGSTLRAPHGCHAQYMENMGSKASLAMAVIINGNDDEAVGGRSSMRLWGLVVCHHTSARSIPFPLRYACEFLMQAFGLQLNMELQLASQLSEKRVLRTQTLLCDMLLRDSPTGIVTQSPSIMDLAKCDGAALFYKGKYYPLGVTPTEAQIKDIVEWLLAFHGDSTGLSTDSLADAGYPGAASLGDAVCGMAVACITKKDFLFWFRSHTAKEIKWGGAKHHPEDKDDGQRMHPRSSFKAFLEVVKSRSLPWENAEMDAIHSLQLILRDSFKHAEETNSQAIADAQLRDMDLQGMDEISSVAREMVRLIETATAPIFAVDVSGCINGWNEKAAELTGLSIEEAMGKSLVHDLIFKEYEETVDKLLHHALRGIEDKNIEIKMRTFGSEQEKKAVFVVVNACSSKDYMNNIVGVCFVGQDITAQKVVMDKFIHIQGDYKAIIHSPNPLIPPIFASDENTCCLEWNTAMEKLTGWTREEIIGKMLVGEVFGGCCRLKGPDALTKFMILLHNAVGGQDSDKFPFSFFDRNGKFVQALLTANKRVDMKGQIIGAFCFLQIASPELQQALNVQRQQEKKNFSRMKELAYICQEIKNPLSGIRFTNSLLDATDLTEDQKQFLETSCACEKQILKIIRDVDLESIEDGSLEFEKSEFFLGSVINAVVSQVMLKLRERNLQLIRDIPEEIKTLAVYGDQVRVQQVLADFLLNIVRYAPASDGWVEIHVCPTLKQNADGRTVVHAEFRMVCPGEGLPAELVQDMFHTSRWTSQEGLGLGMCRKILKLMQGEVQYIRESERCYFLVILDLPIVGEIPKP; this is encoded by the exons ATGGTATCCGGTGGCAGAGCAACTTCACAGTCTCAGCAACACCACCAAACCCATAGTCACCACCACCCACTATCAGCTGCCGCGGCGGCGCAGTCGTCGGGTACTAGTAATATAAGGGCTCATAACACCGAGTCTTTAAGTAAGGCAATTGCTCAGTATACAGTAGATGCTCAGTTACATGCTGTTTATGAACAGTCAGGAGAGTCAGGTAAATCGTTTGATTACTCACAGTCGGTGAAAACCAGTAATTTATCAGTTCCCGAGCAGCAAATTACTGCTTACTTGTCGAAAATCCAACGTGGCGGCCAAATTCAGCCGTTTGGTTGTATGATCGCTGTGGATGAGGGTTCTTTTCGGGTTATTGCGTATAGCGAAAACGCCAGTGAACTGCTTGGTTTAATGCCTCAGTCAGTTCCTTCACTTGAAAAGCCTGATATTCTTTGTATTGGTGCTGATGTCCGTACTCTATTTGCTCATTCTAGCTCTGTTTTGCTTGAAAAGGCATTTGGTGCTAGAGAAATTACGCTGTTGAACCCGCTTTGGATTCATTCCAAGAATTCGGGGAAGcccttttatgcaattttgcATAGGATTGATGTTGGGATTGTTGTTGATTTAGAGCCTGCTCGAACTGAGGATCCCGCTTTGTCTATAGCGGGTGCCGTTCAGTCTCAGAAGCTCGCTGTTCGAGCTATTTCGCGGTTACAGTCGCTTCCTGGTGGGGATATTAAGCTTTTGTGTGATTCTGTAGTTGAGTGTGTTAGGGAGCTTACTGGGTATGATAGGGTTATGGTTTATAAGTTTCATGATGATGAACATGGTGAAGTTCTTGCTGAGAGTAAGAGGTCTGATTTAGAACCATATATTGGTTTGCATTATCCTGCGACAGATATTCCTCAGGCGTCCAGGTTTTTGTTTAAGCAGAGTAGGGTTAGGATGATAGTTGATTGCCATGCTACTCCTGTTAATGTTATTCAACATGAGGCGTTAATGCATCCTTTGTGTTTGGTTGGTTCGACTCTTCGTGCTCCTCATGGTTGTCATGCTCAATATATGGAAAATATGGGGTCAAAAGCTTCATTGGCTATGGCtgttattattaatggaaatgaTGACGAGGCTGTTGGTGGGAGGAGTTCTATGAGGCTTTGGGGTTTGGTTGTTTGTCATCACACTTCTGCTAGGAGTATTCCGTTTCCACTTCGTTATGCTTGTGAATTCCTTATGCAGGCTTTTGGACTTCAGTTGAATATGGAGCTGCAATTGGCGTCACAACTGTCGGAGAAGCGTGTTTTGAGGACTCAAACACTCTTGTGCGATATGCTTCTGCGCGACTCTCCTACTGGCATTGTTACTCAGAGTCCAAGTATTATGGACCTTGCGAAGTGTGACGGGGCAGCACTTTTTTACAAAGGTAAGTATTACCCACTAGGTGTGACCCCAACAGAGGCTCAAATAAAAGATATTGTGGAGTGGTTGTTGGCATTTCATGGAGACTCAACAGGTTTGAGCACAGACAGTTTGGCTGATGCTGGGTATCCTGGGGCAGCCTCACTTGGTGATGCAGTTTGTGGTATGGCTGTTGCTTGCATCACTAAGAAGGATTTCCTGTTCTGGTTCCGTTCTCACACTGCAAAGGAGATCAAATGGGGTGGTGCAAAGCATCATCCTGAGGACAAGGATGATGGTCAGAGGATGCATCCCCGTTCTTCCTTCAAGGCATTCCTGGAAGTTGTGAAGAGTCGGAGTTTACCATGGGAGAACGCAGAGATGGATGCTATTCACTCTTTGCAGCTTATTCTTCGAGACTCATTCAAACATGCTGAAGAAACCAACTCTCAGGCAATTGCAGATGCCCAGCTTAGGGATATGGACTTGCAAGGGATGGATGAAATCAGCTCAGTTGCAAGGgaaatggttaggttaatagAGACTGCAACTGCTCCAATATTTGCCGTAGATGTCAGCGGCTGCATAAATGGATGGAATGAAAAGGCTGCTGAGTTGACAGGGCTCTCAATTGAGGAAGCTATGGGAAAGTCTTTGGTTCATGATCTTATTTTTAAGGAATATGAAGAAACAGTTGACAAGCTTCTTCATCATGCTTTAAGAG GTATAGAGGATAAAAACATAGAGATAAAGATGAGGACATTTGGTTCTGAACAGGAAAAGAAGGCTGTTTTTGTGGTTGTAAATGCTTGTTCGAGTAAAGACTACATGAATAATATAGTTGGAGTTTGCTTTGTTGGTCAGGATATTACTGCTCAAAAAGTGGTAATGGATAAATTCATCCATATCCAAGGTGATTACAAGGCTATTATTCACAGCCCCAATCCTCTGATCCCTCCAATATTTGCTTCAGATGAAAACACTTGCTGCTTGGAGTGGAACACTGCAATGGAAAAGCTCACTGGGTGGACCCGAGAAGAAATTATTGGGAAGATGTTGGTTGGGGAGGTTTTCGGCGGTTGCTGTCGGCTTAAGGGCCCTGATGCATTGACCAAATTTATGATTCTCTTGCACAATGCAGTTGGAGGACAGGATTCAGACAAGTTCCCATTTTCCTTCTTTGATCGCAATGGAAAATTTGTGCAAGCTCTTTTGACCGCAAACAAGAGGGTTGATATGAAAGGCCAGATTATCGGAGCCTTCTGCTTCTTGCAGATTGCAAGTCCTGAGTTGCAACAAGCGTTAAATGTCCAGAGGCAACAGGAGAAGAAAAATTTCTCAAGGATGAAAGAGTTGGCATATATTTGCCAGGAAATAAAGAATCCTCTAAGTGGTATACGGTTTACAAACTCTCTTTTGGACGCTACAGACTTGACTGAAGATCAGAAACAATTTCTTGAAACTAGTTGTGCTTGTGAGAAGCAGATATTGAAGATCATTCGAGATGTTGATCTGGAAAGCATTGAGGATGG TTCATTGGAGTTTGAGAAGTCAGAGTTCTTCCTTGGAAGTGTCATAAATGCTGTTGTTAGCCAAGTAATGCTAAAGCTGAGGGAAAGAAATCTGCAATTGATTCGCGATATTCCTGAGGAAATAAAAACTCTGGCTGTATATGGTGATCAGGTGAGGGTTCAACAAGTGTTGGCTGATTTCTTGTTAAACATTGTACGTTATGCACCAGCATCAGACGGATGGGTAGAGATTCATGTTTGTCCAACACTGAAGCAAAATGCCGATGGCCGCACTGTTGTGCATGCAGAATTCAG GATGGTTTGTCCCGGGGAAGGCCTTCCGGCTGAATTAGTTCAAGACATGTTTCACACCAGTCGATGGACATCTCAAGAAGGTTTAGGTCTCGGCATGTGCAGGAAGATTTTGAAGCTTATGCAAGGTGAAGTGCAGTATATCAGAGAGTCGGAAAGGTGTTATTTCTTAGTTATATTGGATCTTCCTATAGTTGGAGAGATTCCAAAACCGTAG
- the LOC126669864 gene encoding phytochrome B-like isoform X2, giving the protein MVSGGRATSQSQQHHQTHSHHHPLSAAAAAQSSGTSNIRAHNTESLSKAIAQYTVDAQLHAVYEQSGESGKSFDYSQSVKTSNLSVPEQQITAYLSKIQRGGQIQPFGCMIAVDEGSFRVIAYSENASELLGLMPQSVPSLEKPDILCIGADVRTLFAHSSSVLLEKAFGAREITLLNPLWIHSKNSGKPFYAILHRIDVGIVVDLEPARTEDPALSIAGAVQSQKLAVRAISRLQSLPGGDIKLLCDSVVECVRELTGYDRVMVYKFHDDEHGEVLAESKRSDLEPYIGLHYPATDIPQASRFLFKQSRVRMIVDCHATPVNVIQHEALMHPLCLVGSTLRAPHGCHAQYMENMGSKASLAMAVIINGNDDEAVGGRSSMRLWGLVVCHHTSARSIPFPLRYACEFLMQAFGLQLNMELQLASQLSEKRVLRTQTLLCDMLLRDSPTGIVTQSPSIMDLAKCDGAALFYKGKYYPLGVTPTEAQIKDIVEWLLAFHGDSTGLSTDSLADAGYPGAASLGDAVCGMAVACITKKDFLFWFRSHTAKEIKWGGAKHHPEDKDDGQRMHPRSSFKAFLEVVKSRSLPWENAEMDAIHSLQLILRDSFKHAEETNSQAIADAQLRDMDLQGMDEISSVAREMVRLIETATAPIFAVDVSGCINGWNEKAAELTGLSIEEAMGKSLVHDLIFKEYEETVDKLLHHALRGIEDKNIEIKMRTFGSEQEKKAVFVVVNACSSKDYMNNIVGVCFVGQDITAQKVVMDKFIHIQGDYKAIIHSPNPLIPPIFASDENTCCLEWNTAMEKLTGWTREEIIGKMLVGEVFGGCCRLKGPDALTKFMILLHNAVGGQDSDKFPFSFFDRNGKFVQALLTANKRVDMKGQIIGAFCFLQIASPELQQALNVQRQQEKKNFSRMKELAYICQEIKNPLSGIRFTNSLLDATDLTEDQKQFLETSCACEKQILKIIRDVDLESIEDG; this is encoded by the exons ATGGTATCCGGTGGCAGAGCAACTTCACAGTCTCAGCAACACCACCAAACCCATAGTCACCACCACCCACTATCAGCTGCCGCGGCGGCGCAGTCGTCGGGTACTAGTAATATAAGGGCTCATAACACCGAGTCTTTAAGTAAGGCAATTGCTCAGTATACAGTAGATGCTCAGTTACATGCTGTTTATGAACAGTCAGGAGAGTCAGGTAAATCGTTTGATTACTCACAGTCGGTGAAAACCAGTAATTTATCAGTTCCCGAGCAGCAAATTACTGCTTACTTGTCGAAAATCCAACGTGGCGGCCAAATTCAGCCGTTTGGTTGTATGATCGCTGTGGATGAGGGTTCTTTTCGGGTTATTGCGTATAGCGAAAACGCCAGTGAACTGCTTGGTTTAATGCCTCAGTCAGTTCCTTCACTTGAAAAGCCTGATATTCTTTGTATTGGTGCTGATGTCCGTACTCTATTTGCTCATTCTAGCTCTGTTTTGCTTGAAAAGGCATTTGGTGCTAGAGAAATTACGCTGTTGAACCCGCTTTGGATTCATTCCAAGAATTCGGGGAAGcccttttatgcaattttgcATAGGATTGATGTTGGGATTGTTGTTGATTTAGAGCCTGCTCGAACTGAGGATCCCGCTTTGTCTATAGCGGGTGCCGTTCAGTCTCAGAAGCTCGCTGTTCGAGCTATTTCGCGGTTACAGTCGCTTCCTGGTGGGGATATTAAGCTTTTGTGTGATTCTGTAGTTGAGTGTGTTAGGGAGCTTACTGGGTATGATAGGGTTATGGTTTATAAGTTTCATGATGATGAACATGGTGAAGTTCTTGCTGAGAGTAAGAGGTCTGATTTAGAACCATATATTGGTTTGCATTATCCTGCGACAGATATTCCTCAGGCGTCCAGGTTTTTGTTTAAGCAGAGTAGGGTTAGGATGATAGTTGATTGCCATGCTACTCCTGTTAATGTTATTCAACATGAGGCGTTAATGCATCCTTTGTGTTTGGTTGGTTCGACTCTTCGTGCTCCTCATGGTTGTCATGCTCAATATATGGAAAATATGGGGTCAAAAGCTTCATTGGCTATGGCtgttattattaatggaaatgaTGACGAGGCTGTTGGTGGGAGGAGTTCTATGAGGCTTTGGGGTTTGGTTGTTTGTCATCACACTTCTGCTAGGAGTATTCCGTTTCCACTTCGTTATGCTTGTGAATTCCTTATGCAGGCTTTTGGACTTCAGTTGAATATGGAGCTGCAATTGGCGTCACAACTGTCGGAGAAGCGTGTTTTGAGGACTCAAACACTCTTGTGCGATATGCTTCTGCGCGACTCTCCTACTGGCATTGTTACTCAGAGTCCAAGTATTATGGACCTTGCGAAGTGTGACGGGGCAGCACTTTTTTACAAAGGTAAGTATTACCCACTAGGTGTGACCCCAACAGAGGCTCAAATAAAAGATATTGTGGAGTGGTTGTTGGCATTTCATGGAGACTCAACAGGTTTGAGCACAGACAGTTTGGCTGATGCTGGGTATCCTGGGGCAGCCTCACTTGGTGATGCAGTTTGTGGTATGGCTGTTGCTTGCATCACTAAGAAGGATTTCCTGTTCTGGTTCCGTTCTCACACTGCAAAGGAGATCAAATGGGGTGGTGCAAAGCATCATCCTGAGGACAAGGATGATGGTCAGAGGATGCATCCCCGTTCTTCCTTCAAGGCATTCCTGGAAGTTGTGAAGAGTCGGAGTTTACCATGGGAGAACGCAGAGATGGATGCTATTCACTCTTTGCAGCTTATTCTTCGAGACTCATTCAAACATGCTGAAGAAACCAACTCTCAGGCAATTGCAGATGCCCAGCTTAGGGATATGGACTTGCAAGGGATGGATGAAATCAGCTCAGTTGCAAGGgaaatggttaggttaatagAGACTGCAACTGCTCCAATATTTGCCGTAGATGTCAGCGGCTGCATAAATGGATGGAATGAAAAGGCTGCTGAGTTGACAGGGCTCTCAATTGAGGAAGCTATGGGAAAGTCTTTGGTTCATGATCTTATTTTTAAGGAATATGAAGAAACAGTTGACAAGCTTCTTCATCATGCTTTAAGAG GTATAGAGGATAAAAACATAGAGATAAAGATGAGGACATTTGGTTCTGAACAGGAAAAGAAGGCTGTTTTTGTGGTTGTAAATGCTTGTTCGAGTAAAGACTACATGAATAATATAGTTGGAGTTTGCTTTGTTGGTCAGGATATTACTGCTCAAAAAGTGGTAATGGATAAATTCATCCATATCCAAGGTGATTACAAGGCTATTATTCACAGCCCCAATCCTCTGATCCCTCCAATATTTGCTTCAGATGAAAACACTTGCTGCTTGGAGTGGAACACTGCAATGGAAAAGCTCACTGGGTGGACCCGAGAAGAAATTATTGGGAAGATGTTGGTTGGGGAGGTTTTCGGCGGTTGCTGTCGGCTTAAGGGCCCTGATGCATTGACCAAATTTATGATTCTCTTGCACAATGCAGTTGGAGGACAGGATTCAGACAAGTTCCCATTTTCCTTCTTTGATCGCAATGGAAAATTTGTGCAAGCTCTTTTGACCGCAAACAAGAGGGTTGATATGAAAGGCCAGATTATCGGAGCCTTCTGCTTCTTGCAGATTGCAAGTCCTGAGTTGCAACAAGCGTTAAATGTCCAGAGGCAACAGGAGAAGAAAAATTTCTCAAGGATGAAAGAGTTGGCATATATTTGCCAGGAAATAAAGAATCCTCTAAGTGGTATACGGTTTACAAACTCTCTTTTGGACGCTACAGACTTGACTGAAGATCAGAAACAATTTCTTGAAACTAGTTGTGCTTGTGAGAAGCAGATATTGAAGATCATTCGAGATGTTGATCTGGAAAGCATTGAGGATGG GTGA
- the LOC126669867 gene encoding ATP-citrate synthase beta chain protein 1: MATGQLFSRTTQALFYNYKQLPIQRMLDFDFLCGRETPSVAGIINPGAEGFQKLFFGQEEIAIPVHSTIEAASAAHPTADVFINFASFRSAAASSMAALKQPTIRVVAIIAEGVPESDTKQLIAYARANNKVVIGPATVGGIQAGAFKIGDTAGTIDNIIACKLYRPGSVGFVSKSGGMSNELYSTIARVTNGIYEGIAIGGDVFPGSTLSDHVLRFNNIPQIKMIVVLGELGGRDEYSLVEALKQGKVNKPVVAWVSGTCARLFKSEVQFGHAGAKSGGEMESAQAKNQALQDAGAVVPTSYESFETAIKETFQKLEEEGKISAVKEVKPPQIPEDLSSAIKSGKVRAPTHIISTISDDRGEEPCYAGVPMSSIVEQGYGVGDVISLLWFKRSLPRYCTHFIEICIMLCADHGPCVSGAHNTIVTARAGKDLVSSLVSGLLTIGPRFGGAIDDAARYLKDAYDRGLTPYEFVEGMKKKGIRVPGIGHRIKRGDNRDKRVELLQLFARTHFPSVKYMEYAVQVETYTLSKANNLVLNVDGAIGSLFLDLLAGSGMFTKQEIDEIVEIGYLNGLFVLARSIGLIGHTFDQKRLKQPLYRHPWEDVLYTK, encoded by the exons ATGGCTACCGGTCAACTCTTCTCTCGTACTACACAAgctttgttttataattataagCAGCTTCCTATCCAACGCATGCTCGATTTTGACTTTCTTTGCG GAAGAGAAACACCATCAGTGGCTGGAATTATTAACCCAGGCGCGGAGGGATTCCAGAAATTGTTTTTTGGTCAAGAGGAAATTGCAATTCCTGTACATTCAAC TATTGAAGCTGCTAGTGCTGCACACCCTACCGCTGATGTATTTATAAACTTTGCATCATTTAGAAG TGCGGCTGCATCATCCATGGCTGCTCTGAAACAGCCTACTATTCGAGTTGTAGCTATTATAGCCGAGGGAGTTCCTGAATCAGATACCAAACAGTTGATAGCATACGCACGGGCCAACAATAAG GTTGTCATTGGCCCAGCTACTGTTGGAGGCATTCAGGCTGGAGCTTTCAAAATAGGTGACACTGCTGGAACAATTGATAACATAATTGCTTGTAAGCTGTACAGACCTGGATCTGTTGGATTTGTCTCCAAATCT GGTGGCATGTCAAATGAACTATACAGCACTATTGCCCGTGTAACAAATGGCATTTATGAAG GTATTGCTATTGGAGGAGATGTGTTTCCAGGCTCCACCCTTTCCGATCATGTGTTGCGATTTAACAACATTCCACAG ATTAAGATGATTGTTGTACTTGGGGAACTTGGTGGACGAGATGAGTATTCCCTTGTTGAAGCCCTCAAACAGGGAAAGGTGAACAAACCAGTAGTTGCTTGGGTCAGTGGAACTTGTGCACGACTTTTCAAATCAGAAGTACAATTTGGTCATGCT GGTGCTAAGAGTGGAGGTGAGATGGAGTCTGCTCAAGCAAAAAATCAGGCACTACAGGACGCTGGAGCTGTTGTTCCCACTTCATATGAATCTTTTGAGACTGCAATTAAGGAAACATTTCAGAAGCTG GAGGAAGAGGGTAAGATTTCAGCTGTAAAGGAGGTTAAACCTCCACAAATCCCCGAGGATCTTAGTTCTGCAATTAAGAGCGGCAAAGTTCGGGCACCAACTCATATCATCTCTACAATCTCTGATGACAGAG GTGAGGAGCCATGCTATGCTGGTGTGCCCATGTCATCCATCGTTGAACAAGGCTATGGTGTTGGTGATGTCATCTCACTTTTATGGTTCAAACGTAGCCTTCCACGTTACTGTACCCATTTTATTGAG ATTTGTATCATGCTATGTGCTGACCATGGTCCCTGTGTCTCTGGTGCACACAACACTATAGTAACAGCAAGGGCAGGAAAGGATTTAGTTTCCAGTCTCGTCTCAG GTTTGCTCACAATTGGTCCCCGATTTGGTGGTGCCATTGATGATGCTGCTCGATACTTGAAGGATGCTTACGACAGG GGCCTAACTCCCTACGAGTTTGTCGAAGGCATGAAAAAGAAGGGTATTCGCGTTCCTGGAATTGGGCACAG GATCAAGAGAGGCGACAACCGAGATAAAAGAGTAGAGCTGTTGCAGCTGTTTGCACGCACACATTTCCCTTCTGTGAAATACATGGAGTATGCCGTTCAAGTAGAAACCTACACATTATCAAAGGCTAATAACCTGGTTCTCAATGTTGATGGTGCAATCGGGTCCCTGTTTTTGGATCTGCTTGCGGGCAGCGGAATGTTCACCAAACAGGAGATTGACGAAATTGTTGAGATTGGGTATTTGAATGGGCTCTTTGTGTTGGCACGTTCCATTGGTCTCATCGG GCACACCTTCGACCAAAAGAGATTGAAACAGCCACTGTACCGTCACCCATGGGAGGATGTTCTGTACACCAAGTGA